AAGTCGAGGAAGGCCAGCAGGGTGGCGGCCTCGTCCGCGGCGTGGGGCGGCTCGGGGCGGCCCTGCTCGTCGTAGAACACGGTGGTCATGGGTCGAGCGTACGGGGCGTCCGTCCCCGTCCCCGCCCCCGTAGGGTGGACCCCACTGTCCGCGCCCGTCAGAAGAGGAACCCGATGAACTCCGCCCTCCCCGCCACCGACCCCCACCGCGGGGACGTGTGCGCCCTGCTGGAGGCCGGGCACGACCGCGACCCCCGGGCCGTGGCCTGGCGCGAGGACGGCGTGGACACCACCTACGCCGAGCTGCTCGAGCTGGTCCAGGCCACCGCCGGCGTGCTGCGCAGGCAGGGCGTCGGCCCGGGGGACCGGGTGGCGCTGCTGATGCCCAACACGCTGGCCTTCCCGGCGGTGTACTACGGCGCGCTGTGGCTGGGAGCCGTGGTCGTGCCCCTGAACCCGCTGTCCACGGACCGGGAGCTGGAGTACTTCCTCACGGACTCGCAGGCGGTGCTGCTGTGGAGCATGCGCGGCACGTCGGCCGCTGCGGAGGCGGCCCAGGCCGTGGGCGTGCCGCACCTGCAGTCCTCCCCGGCGGACCTGCGGGACGTCGTGGCCGGCGCCGAGCCCGTGCGCGAGCGGACGCCGCGGACGTCCGAGGAGGCCGACGCCGTCGTCATCTACACCTCCGGGACCACCGGGCAGTCGAAGGGGGCACGGCTGTCCCACCGGACGGTGGCGTCCAGCGCGGTGCTGACGTCCGAGGCGCTGGACTGGCTGCAGGCCGGGCACACGGTGCTGGGCGTGTTGCCGTTCTTCCACGTGTTCGGGATGTCCGCGGCGCTGAACATGCCGCTGTACACGGGGTGCCGGAACTCCGTGGTGACCCGGTTCGCGCCGCACACGGCGCTGGAGCAGGTCGTGCGGGACGAGGTGCGGGCACTGCCCGCCGTGCCGACGATGATCGGCGCCCTGCTGCGGGCGCTCCGGTCCGCCCGCGCCAAGGGAGACGACGTGGACCTGTCCGCGCTGCGCTACATCCTCTCCGGCGGCGCCCCGCTGCCGGTGGAGACGCTGCACGAGGCGGAGGAGGAGTTCGGGGTGCCGGTGCGCGAGGGCTACGGGCTCACCGAGTCCTGCGGGCCGGTGTCCTTCAATCCGATGCTGCGCCCCAGCCGGGCGGGCACCGTGGGCCAGCCCCTGCCGGGCGTGGAGTTCCGGCTGGTGACGACGGACGGCGTCGAGGTGCCCGCCGGGGACACCGAGACCCCGGGCGAGCTCCGCATCCACGGGCCGGTGCTCATGACCGGCTACCTGGGCGAGCCGCAGGCGGACGCGGCCTCCTTCGACGACGAGGGCTGGCTGCGCACCGGCGATGTCGCGACCCGGGACGAGGAGGACTACTACCGGATCGTGGGCCGACTGAAGGACATCATCATCCACGGCGGCTACAACGTGTACCCCCGCGAGGTGGAGGAGGCGTTCTACGAGCACCCCGCCGTGTCCGAGGCGGCCGTGCTCGGCGTGCCCGACGAGCGGTTCGGCGAGAAGGTCGTGGCCTACGTGGCCCTGCAGGACGGGCCGGAGGTCGAGGTGGCCGAGCTCAACGCGTTCGTGCGGGAGCGCCTGGCGTCCTACAAGTGGCCGTCCCAGGTGACCGTGATGGACGCGCTGCCGAAGAACACGACCGGGAAGATCGTGAAGGACCTGCTGAGGTAGGGGTGGGGTGGTCAGCTGAGGCTGGGCGCGGCTGAACTAGGCTGGCGCAGAGGTGGGTGCAACGAGGCAGCCGGGGGGTGAGGGAGTGACGCGTGGTGGAGCCGGACGGGCTGCGGGAAACGGCCATTCAGTGGTTGATCGAGCGGACGCTGGACCGGCAGGTAAGCCTCACTCGCGAAGACATCGCGGACTTCCGGTTCCAGGGTGAGCCGTTCCGCCTCATCCCCTCGTATCAGGGCATTTGGAAGCCGGCTCGGTTTGAGGCCACGTTGTCCATCGTGACGACGTACCGGGCCCCCGGCCAGGAACGCCCCTACAACGACGCTCTGGGCGAGGATGGGCTGCACCGCTACAAGTGGCGTGGTGACAACCCCAACCATCCTGAGAATGTGGGCCTGCGACGTGCCATGGAGCGGCAGCTGCCCATCATGTGGTTCACGGGTGTGGGTGGAAAGCCGCCGCAGTATCAGGTGACGGCGCCGGTCTACATCGTGAATGAAGAGCGTGACCGTCAGCAGTTTGTTCTCGCCCCGTTAGAGGATGCCAGCGAGATTCCCGAGCGCGGCGAGGGCTCGGAAATGGTCACGGCCC
This sequence is a window from Micrococcus porci. Protein-coding genes within it:
- a CDS encoding AMP-binding protein → MNSALPATDPHRGDVCALLEAGHDRDPRAVAWREDGVDTTYAELLELVQATAGVLRRQGVGPGDRVALLMPNTLAFPAVYYGALWLGAVVVPLNPLSTDRELEYFLTDSQAVLLWSMRGTSAAAEAAQAVGVPHLQSSPADLRDVVAGAEPVRERTPRTSEEADAVVIYTSGTTGQSKGARLSHRTVASSAVLTSEALDWLQAGHTVLGVLPFFHVFGMSAALNMPLYTGCRNSVVTRFAPHTALEQVVRDEVRALPAVPTMIGALLRALRSARAKGDDVDLSALRYILSGGAPLPVETLHEAEEEFGVPVREGYGLTESCGPVSFNPMLRPSRAGTVGQPLPGVEFRLVTTDGVEVPAGDTETPGELRIHGPVLMTGYLGEPQADAASFDDEGWLRTGDVATRDEEDYYRIVGRLKDIIIHGGYNVYPREVEEAFYEHPAVSEAAVLGVPDERFGEKVVAYVALQDGPEVEVAELNAFVRERLASYKWPSQVTVMDALPKNTTGKIVKDLLR
- a CDS encoding HNH endonuclease, with the translated sequence MVEPDGLRETAIQWLIERTLDRQVSLTREDIADFRFQGEPFRLIPSYQGIWKPARFEATLSIVTTYRAPGQERPYNDALGEDGLHRYKWRGDNPNHPENVGLRRAMERQLPIMWFTGVGGKPPQYQVTAPVYIVNEERDRQQFVLAPLEDASEIPERGEGSEMVTALRRYMKRETVVRLHQPVFRSTVLVAYEDHCAVCNFAHSELLDAAHIVPDSEEEGVPDVTNGMALCKIHHAAFDRRFLGIRPTKDVPVVEIRQDLLDEVDGPMLRHGLQELHGKPLMKVPSRRADRPGTDKLVWAYERFLNATAADVA